The bacterium genome segment GGCCGTTTTTCCGCCACCAAGGGGCCGGGCCTGATCATCTTGCTGCCCGTCATTGACCGGATGGTCCGCGTCGGCCTCCGCCTCGTTACGATGGACGTCCCGCCGCAGGACATCATCACGAAGGACAACGTGTCGGTGAAGGTGAACGCGGTGGTCTACTTCCGGGTGTTGGTTCCCGAGAAGGCGGTGATCGAGGTGGAGGATTTCCTCTACGCGACCAGCCAGCTGAGCCAGACGACGCTGCGGAGCGTTCTTGGGCAGATGGATCTGGACGATTTGCTCTCCGAGCGGGAAAAGATCAACCAGCAGCTCCAGGAGATTCTCGATCTCCACACTGATCCCTGGGGGATCAAGGTCTCCACCGTGGAGGTCAAGCACGTTGATCTTCCCCAGGAGATGCAGCGGGCCATCGCCCGCCAGGCCGAGGCCGAGCGCGAGCGGCGGGCGAAGGTCATCCACGCCGAGGGTGAGTATCAGGCGAGCGAGCGCCTCGCCCAGGCCGCCACGACGCTCGGCCGGGCGCCGGGGGCGCTCCAGCTGCGCTTTCTCCAGACCCTGACCGAGGTGGCGGCCGAGAACAATTCGACGATCGTCTTCCCGCTTCCCATGGAACTGCTCCGCGGGTTCGCCGACACGAAGGACAGCCAGTAGGCTTCCGGCGGCGAGGTGACCCCGGGCGGATCGCTCAGCGGCGGGGGCGGCCGTAGGAATCGGGATCGGGGATGGCCGGCAGGAGCCGGTTCGGCGGCTCCAGATCCCGCCGCTTCGGATCGAGGAATTCATCCCCCCATACCCCGCGCCGGAAGCGCTTGGCGGTGTTTTCGGCCTCGATGAGGCGGTCGCGGTAGCGCACGTTCGGGTGCTTGACGACGGCCCGGGCATAGCCGCTCACGATCATGAGTTCGTTCACCATCGTCCCGTCCGCGAGAAAGATGTAATAGCGGGGCATCCCGGATTCATCCACCAGCCTTTCATCCACTTCCAGCTCGACCGAGCGGCCCTCGAGGAGACGCCGGAGAAAAACGGCCGACTCGCGTCCGCCGCGCGCGGAGCGGGAGGGCGCGGCGACGCCCAGAAGGCCGGAGCGCAGGCCGCCCTCCATCTGGAAGCTCTCCCCGTCGAGGACCCGGACGATGCGGGCGCGCAGGCGCTTGTGTCCGTTCTCCGCATTCGCGGATGAGAGGAGCGCGAGGAAGGCGAGTGCCAAAGCCGCTGCCAAAGCCGCGAGCGGGAGGCGGCCCGCGGAAAGAAGGCTGGATATCGGATTGCGGTGAGGGGCGCGCACGCAAACTCTCCGGAGGATGAAGGTGGCCGCGACATTTTAAACGAGAAAAAACCGTCCAGCCATTTTAACTCCGGGCGGCGCATGATCTCTGGTGTGGGGGAAGAAAATGCCAGTTTTTTGGCAGTTTCGCCGCCGGGGTGGCCGGACATGCCCGGAAGCCCCTTTTATTTCAAATGGTTAATATGACCCCTCATGCGGCACGCCTTCTGCATTCATCCGGGGTGGATGGGTCCCCCCCCACGGCATGCCGGCGGCGGCGCGGGGTGGACCCCACAAGCAGGAGATGCAGAAGATGACGCAAAAATGGAATGAAGGAAAGGGGGATGTCCGGGGCACTTGGGCGCTGGCCGCGGTTTTCGCGCTCGGCCTGATGGTGCCCGCCCTTGCCTTTGGCGCGGAGGCCAAAAGCATACCGGTCCCCCAGATTCCCCGAAAGCAGATTCCGGGGGAGGTTCACCGCCGTCAGGCGCAGGCGTTCACGAAACGCCAGAAAAAGAACCGGCAGCTCGTCCAAAAAGCGAGAGGGGAGAGCACGGGGCTGAAGCGCGGCGGCACGGCGTACGAAAACTAGTGCTCTTTTCCCGGGGCGCGGTACCCGGCCCTTGCCGCCGTCCCGGCGGAGGAGAAGTACTGCCACCTGCGGGTGCACCGGAGGTCTTCATACCCTTGCGAGCCCGGCCGGTAGTACACCCGGTTCTGCCTGTCGCCGAGCACGCCTTTTGAGCGGCGCGCCCCGCCCGGAAGATTCCAGATGCCGCTCCTGCGGTGCTTCGCCAGTTTTTCCGCCCGGAGAAGGCGATTTTTTTCTTGCAGATCGGGCGGGTAGAAGCGCACCCGTGCCCAACCTTCCCGGACCATGATCTCGTTCACAAAGCCTGTGGGCCGGCCCGCGGCGTCGGACATATAGACATAGCGCAGCAGGCGGCCGTAGCGATCCGTGTCGCGGACATCCCGCCGCAGAAGGACGATTTTTCCCTCGACCAGTTCCCTGTTCCTTTCGGCCGCCTTTCGGCCGAGGCATTCGACCGGACGGCGCGGATGGTGAATCTCCGGGGTGTCCACTCCGATGTAGCGGACGCGGAGGCCGGACGCCAGCACGATCGTATCCCCGTCGATCACGCGGACCACGCGGGAGCGGGTGGTCTCCGGGGCGGCCGGGGCAGGCCATCCCGCCGCGAGCAGGAAGAAGAAAAAGAAGATGGCGGGGGGGGCTGTCGAGATTCCGTTTGGCATCGGGAAGGCTCAGGGCGGCCCGTGAATATTTATTTAATAAGTATATAGAAAAAATGAACAATTTGGGCCAATGCCGGGATCCGGCCGTTTTCTCCCGCGAAAGCGCAGGGGGCGGGGTTGTGGGAGGAAAAGCACCTGCTATGATTGGCTATCCGAAATTCATGGAGGGTAGGCGGTGGCCACCGTGGGCGGGCTGAAACAGGGCGAGCAGTTCGACGGCTTCTTCCGGGTACGCCAGCTGGAAGAGAGAAAAACCCGCGCGGGGAAGGCGTATCTCGACCTCCTGCTCGAGGATCGGACCGGTTCCGTCCCGGCGAAGGTGTGGGAAGTGGGGACCCAGATGCAGGGCTCCATTGAGCGGGGTGATTTCGTCAAGGTCAGGGCCCTGGCCGAGGACTACCGCGGCATCTTGCAGCTGCGCGTCCAGAGGATCCGCGCCGTGAACCAGAAGGACTACGACGAGGGCTTCGCGCCGGAGGACTGCATCGAGCAAACCCCCTTCGATGTGGAGGTGATGTGGGAGGAGTGCCGGAAGATCGCGGAGAGCTGCCACCCCGATGTCGCCGCGCTGCTCTTGTCCGTTTTCGATACCTGCGCCGACAAGATCCGTACCTGGCCCGCCGCCCAGCGCATCCACCACCCCTACCTCGGCGGCCTGCTCGAGCACACCCTCTCGGTCACCAAGACTTGTCTTTACCTGGCCGACAAGTACGAGATCTCGCGCGATCTGCTCGTGGCGGGGGCGCTGCTGCACGACATCGGGAAGCTCGATGAGCTCTCCGCCGCCACCGGGGGAAACTACACGGTCAAGGGGAGGCTGATCGGCCATGTCGTCCTGGGGCGGGACATCCTCCGCGATCACGCCGCGCGGCTCGGCCAGCTCCCCGAGGAGTTCCTCACCCTGCTCGAGCACCTCATCCTCTCCCACCAGGGGCTTCCCGAGTGGGGGACGGTCAAGGTGCCGATGATGCCCGAGGCCCTTCTTCTCCACTACGCCGATGACATAGACGCCAAGTTCAACGTCATGAGACGCGCCATCCTGCAGAACCAGAGCGATGAGGAATTCACCGAGCGCATCCCGATCCTCGCCCGCGCCCTCTACAAGCTGCGGCCCTACCTGCCGCAGGAAGAGCGCGATGGGGAGGAAGATGGCCTCCCGCCCGGGCCTCCTGAAGCGCCACCGGCCTGAGGCGGGCCCCCGTTTTCACCGCCGGCGCCTTGGCGGAACATCTTGCCGGTTTTCCTGCTTTCTCGAAAAAATCTGCCGGAAACTCCCGTCTCATCAGCCGCTTGGCGTCATGGGGCGGATCCCATAAGTATTTGTGTTTTATGGGTTAATGGACAGGTATCCGCGCGCCGCGCGGAACTCTCCCCTTGGCACGGAGAATGCATTTCGTTGTTTGCGCAAGGGCTTTTTTCGCCCGGAAACGGCCATTCCCGGATGGGT includes the following:
- a CDS encoding HD domain-containing protein; the encoded protein is MATVGGLKQGEQFDGFFRVRQLEERKTRAGKAYLDLLLEDRTGSVPAKVWEVGTQMQGSIERGDFVKVRALAEDYRGILQLRVQRIRAVNQKDYDEGFAPEDCIEQTPFDVEVMWEECRKIAESCHPDVAALLLSVFDTCADKIRTWPAAQRIHHPYLGGLLEHTLSVTKTCLYLADKYEISRDLLVAGALLHDIGKLDELSAATGGNYTVKGRLIGHVVLGRDILRDHAARLGQLPEEFLTLLEHLILSHQGLPEWGTVKVPMMPEALLLHYADDIDAKFNVMRRAILQNQSDEEFTERIPILARALYKLRPYLPQEERDGEEDGLPPGPPEAPPA
- a CDS encoding thermonuclease family protein; this translates as MPNGISTAPPAIFFFFFLLAAGWPAPAAPETTRSRVVRVIDGDTIVLASGLRVRYIGVDTPEIHHPRRPVECLGRKAAERNRELVEGKIVLLRRDVRDTDRYGRLLRYVYMSDAAGRPTGFVNEIMVREGWARVRFYPPDLQEKNRLLRAEKLAKHRRSGIWNLPGGARRSKGVLGDRQNRVYYRPGSQGYEDLRCTRRWQYFSSAGTAARAGYRAPGKEH
- a CDS encoding thermonuclease family protein, with product MRAPHRNPISSLLSAGRLPLAALAAALALAFLALLSSANAENGHKRLRARIVRVLDGESFQMEGGLRSGLLGVAAPSRSARGGRESAVFLRRLLEGRSVELEVDERLVDESGMPRYYIFLADGTMVNELMIVSGYARAVVKHPNVRYRDRLIEAENTAKRFRRGVWGDEFLDPKRRDLEPPNRLLPAIPDPDSYGRPRR
- a CDS encoding slipin family protein, which translates into the protein MNLGLVVVVVVVALFLLSAIRVLNEYERAVVFRLGRFSATKGPGLIILLPVIDRMVRVGLRLVTMDVPPQDIITKDNVSVKVNAVVYFRVLVPEKAVIEVEDFLYATSQLSQTTLRSVLGQMDLDDLLSEREKINQQLQEILDLHTDPWGIKVSTVEVKHVDLPQEMQRAIARQAEAERERRAKVIHAEGEYQASERLAQAATTLGRAPGALQLRFLQTLTEVAAENNSTIVFPLPMELLRGFADTKDSQ